The following are encoded together in the Diabrotica undecimpunctata isolate CICGRU chromosome 7, icDiaUnde3, whole genome shotgun sequence genome:
- the LOC140446880 gene encoding uncharacterized protein, which yields MADCLRKNLLIGIGHPLLDMTATVEKSFLLEYNLKENDAVIMSENHKNLQNRLLERYEVAYTVGGSIQNTLRIVQWITELPNVTTFFGSVGNDQYAKILYEQALLDGVNVRYKYISGEPTGTCIVLITGENRSLCTNPGSSKYFDFAHLLKTENQFLLDTAKYYYMGGFFLNVSLETVRGISKLAAKGDRQFLFNLSAPFICYQHRDVLLELLPYIDVIFGNKSEIEALSSCCELEGNTIDETIVLLSNWKKINSSRLRLVVVTQSEEPVLVGIDKRVLKFSVPSLKNKIVDTNGAGDAFVGGFLSQFIQDQAIETCIKCGIWAASQIIQQIGCTYTGKANFQI from the coding sequence ATGGCAGATTGTCTAAGAAAAAATTTACTAATAGGTATCGGACATCCTTTATTGGATATGACGGCAACAGTTGAAAAAAGCTTTTTACTTGAatacaatttaaaagaaaatgaCGCTGTAATAATGTCTGAGAATCATAAAAACCTGCAAAATAGATTACTAGAAAGATATGAAGTTGCTTATACAGTGGGTGGTAGTATACAAAACACGTTGAGAATTGTACAATGGATAACAGAATTACCGAATGTCACAACATTTTTTGGATCGGTGGGAAATGATCAATACGCTAAGATATTATATGAGCAAGCTTTATTGGATGGAGTAAATGTCAGATATAAATATATTAGCGGAGAACCTACGGGTACCTGTATCGTTTTGATAACTGGTGAAAATCGATCTTTATGTACTAACCCTGGAAGTTCCAAATATTTTGATTTCGCACATTTACTTAAGACTGAAAATCAGTTTTTATTAGATACAgctaaatattattatatgggTGGATTCTTTTTAAATGTAAGCCTAGAAACAGTAAGAGGAATCTCTAAGTTAGCAGCTAAAGGTGACCGACAGTTTTTGTTTAACTTGAGTGCACCTTTTATTTGTTATCAGCATAGGGACGTCTTGCTGGAATTATTACCGTATATAGATGTCATTTTTGGAAATAAATCTGAAATAGAAGCCCTTTCTTCTTGTTGTGAATTAGAAGGAAACACCATAGATGAAACCATTGTTTTATTGtcaaattggaaaaaaataaatagttcaAGGTTAAGATTAGTTGTAGTAACGCAAAGCGAAGAGCCGGTTCTAGTAGGTATTGATAAAAGAGTATTAAAATTTTCAGTACCTAGTTTAAAAAATAAGATCGTTGATACTAATGGAGCTGGAGATGCTTTTGTAGGTGGATTTCTATCACAATTTATCCAAGATCAAGCAATAGAAACATGTATAAAATGTGGTATCTGGGCGGCATCTCAAATAATACAGCAGATTGGGTGTACATATACAGGCAAAGCTAATTTTCAAATATAG